From the genome of Ictalurus punctatus breed USDA103 chromosome 28, Coco_2.0, whole genome shotgun sequence, one region includes:
- the cfap68 gene encoding UPF0686 protein C11orf1 homolog — protein METSSPFYYMLPASGHGEVWRDFTEEAKFRQYGWRCFTNEEDYSTITLMGNWSEKRFDTGRAKALRRPLPSQFSHYYDTTYSSSYNKEEKSPLYRSFKKEPRSFPGHQPELDPPHTKRVPNSCYRLDFGGRHSSGQTKVIQENISRELDSCIASKNCSTAFQ, from the exons ATGGAAACCAGTTCACCTTTTTATTATATGCTTCCGGCTTCCGGTCACGGTGAAGTTTGGCGCGATTTCACAGAAGAAGCCAAGTTTCGCCAATATGGATGGCGCTGCTTTACTAATGAGGAGGATTATTCAACCATTACCCTGATGGGAAACTGGTCGGAAAAAAGATTCGACACTGGGAGAGCGAAAGCGTTACGACGCCCTCTGCCGTCCCAG TTCTCTCACTACTATGACACCACATACTCCTCCTCTTACAACAAGGAAGAGAAATCTCCTCTTTACAGAT CTTTTAAGAAAGAGCCCAGAAGCTTCCCGGGTCATCAGCCCGAACTGGACCCACCTCACACCAAACGTGTGCCGAACTCCTGCTACAGATTGGACTTCGGTGGGCGCCACTCATCTGGACAGACCAAAGTAATCCAGGAAAATATTAGCAGGGAGCTGGACTCATGCATTGCTTCCAAAAATTGCTCTACAGCTTTTCAGTAA
- the mia gene encoding melanoma-derived growth regulatory protein, translating to MKGHYTIWALLLVLCGLLPLYTKGGQQMPKLSDKKLCADAECSHPILIAKAIQDYYPQDCRFIPIHQGQLVYVYSMLKDRGNLFWSGSVQGSYYGDQEARLGHFPSSVVEETHALMPAEVEVKTNKWDFYCR from the exons ATGAAGGGACACTACACTATCTGGGCGCTGCTCTTGGTTCTGTGTGGACTGCTGCCGTTATACACAAAGGGTGGACAACAGATGCCAAAACTTTCAGACAAGAAGCTGTGTGCTGATGCAGAATGCAGCC ATCCCATCCTTATTGCCAAAGCCATCCAGGATTATTATCCCCAGGACTGTCGCTTCATTCCCATCCACCAAGGCCAACTCGTCTATGTCTATTCCATGCTGAAAGACCGGGGCAACCTCTTTTGGTCTGGCAGT GTCCAGGGATCATACTATGGTGACCAGGAGGCTCGGCTTGGCCATTTCCCCAGCAGCGTAGTTGAAGAGACCCACGCTTTAATGCCGGCTGAAGTTGAGGTCAAAACAAAT aaatgggaCTTCTACTGCCGTTGA